Proteins from a genomic interval of Paenibacillus lentus:
- a CDS encoding pro-sigmaK processing inhibitor BofA family protein, translated as MKLILSLVLIGSLLLLGYVIFSRRMGFAWLTRLGLHMVLAALGIYVVNFSGLLTEAYIPMNPVTISTVLILGLPGVGLLLGIKLAIL; from the coding sequence ATGAAACTGATACTATCCTTAGTGCTTATTGGATCGTTGCTGTTATTAGGCTACGTTATTTTTTCGCGAAGGATGGGTTTCGCATGGCTTACTCGCTTGGGACTTCACATGGTATTGGCCGCGCTTGGGATTTATGTTGTAAACTTCTCTGGATTATTGACCGAAGCCTACATTCCAATGAATCCGGTAACGATAAGTACTGTGCTTATTCTCGGCTTGCCGGGTGTGGGTTTACTGCTCGGGATTAAATTGGCAATACTTTGA
- a CDS encoding DUF2508 family protein — protein sequence MIWKQWKQWLLRVKKIKEFDEVLEYKEHLYNEVKKAQREWEQAYYALQEAVGADEVDIAIYTLEAAERRYQVQLKAAKQANVTWEPFQFGSYLDSYFRK from the coding sequence GTGATATGGAAGCAATGGAAGCAGTGGTTGTTAAGAGTCAAGAAGATCAAGGAGTTCGACGAGGTGCTGGAGTATAAGGAGCATCTGTACAATGAAGTGAAGAAGGCGCAGCGAGAGTGGGAACAGGCTTACTATGCGTTGCAGGAGGCTGTCGGCGCTGATGAGGTGGATATCGCGATATATACTTTAGAGGCTGCGGAAAGACGGTATCAGGTGCAATTGAAGGCGGCCAAGCAGGCAAATGTGACCTGGGAGCCATTTCAATTTGGCTCATACCTCGATTCGTATTTTAGAAAATAG
- the recR gene encoding recombination mediator RecR, translating to MYYPEPIAKLIDAFTHLPGIGPKTAARLAFHVLNMKEDDVIDFAKALVSVKRNLHYCSVCCNITDTDPCRICQDKTRDSSVICVVQDSKDLVAMERTKEFDGYYHVLQGAISPMEGLGPDDIRLKELLNRLSDERVKELILATNPNIEGEATAMYISRLVKPFEICVTRIAHGLPVGGDLEYADEVTLSKALEGRRELR from the coding sequence TTGTATTATCCCGAACCGATCGCCAAGCTGATCGACGCCTTTACTCATTTGCCGGGAATCGGGCCGAAGACGGCCGCGAGGCTGGCTTTTCATGTACTGAATATGAAGGAAGACGATGTTATTGATTTTGCCAAAGCTTTAGTAAGTGTCAAAAGAAACCTTCACTATTGCTCGGTATGCTGCAACATTACGGACACTGATCCCTGTCGAATTTGCCAGGATAAAACTCGAGATTCCTCGGTCATTTGCGTTGTACAGGATTCCAAAGATTTGGTAGCTATGGAACGAACGAAAGAGTTCGATGGTTACTATCATGTACTGCAAGGCGCTATTTCACCCATGGAGGGACTTGGCCCCGATGATATACGACTTAAGGAGCTTTTGAACCGTCTCAGCGATGAACGGGTTAAAGAGTTAATCTTAGCGACCAACCCTAACATTGAGGGAGAAGCGACCGCGATGTATATTTCTCGTCTTGTGAAGCCGTTCGAAATTTGTGTAACTCGCATTGCCCACGGATTACCGGTTGGCGGAGACTTGGAGTACGCGGATGAAGTAACCCTATCCAAAGCGCTCGAGGGCAGGCGCGAATTAAGATAA
- a CDS encoding YbaB/EbfC family nucleoid-associated protein: MNNMNQMMKQVKKMQEQMLKAQEELGGKTVEGSAGGGVVTVEVNGHKKVLSVNIKPEAVDPDDVEMLQDLVLTAVNDALNKADELANNDMGKFTGGMKIPGLF, translated from the coding sequence ATGAATAATATGAACCAAATGATGAAGCAGGTTAAAAAAATGCAGGAGCAAATGCTGAAAGCCCAGGAGGAGCTCGGCGGTAAAACGGTCGAGGGAAGCGCAGGTGGCGGTGTAGTTACTGTAGAAGTCAACGGTCATAAGAAGGTATTGTCCGTTAATATTAAACCGGAAGCTGTGGACCCGGATGACGTAGAGATGCTGCAGGATCTTGTGTTAACAGCTGTCAATGATGCGCTGAACAAAGCGGATGAGTTGGCTAACAACGATATGGGGAAATTCACGGGCGGAATGAAGATTCCAGGCCTGTTCTAA
- the dnaX gene encoding DNA polymerase III subunit gamma/tau, giving the protein MEHIALYRAWRPQSFQDMVGQQHIIRTLQNAIREQRLSHAYLFSGPRGTGKTSAAKILAKAVNCEEGPAPEPCNECDSCRRITAGAVMDVLEIDAASNRGVEEIRDLREKVKYAPTEVRQKVYIIDEVHMLTTEAFNALLKTLEEPPPHVMFILATTEPHRLPATVISRCQRFDFRRVSLEEQSERLRLICEQEGITAEDEAIQYIARLSDGGMRDALSILDQIASFSDGHVSYKQALDMTGGIPSKQFAEIAKTLVEGDIGGMLQLIEGLMQEGKSADKCMENLLYYFRDLLMIKMVPNADKMTERVLDSQEFKEMAELFTRSQLFRIIDTLNHYQIEMKYALQPQTLFEVALLKLCSIPQSEDAVPSQSVSSAASAIADSSGGQSEVQQLRRQLAELEKKLERALQGGLTSGGQGAAQKGGRSSARTAAPRVASKVKIPAGIDRYVAQRSSPEFLAVQGKWNQVLQGVKDEKITIHAWFVNGEPVSVLEDAVLVAFKNDIHRETTEKPANKQLIEMVMERVLGSPYRLVTMMLKDWSDSIEGAAVDPSKEEPFQLEQVAEDGSSGSKEPWVDEALQMFGDDLVVVKE; this is encoded by the coding sequence ATGGAGCATATTGCGCTGTACCGTGCATGGCGGCCGCAGTCGTTTCAGGACATGGTAGGACAACAGCACATTATTCGTACGTTGCAGAATGCGATTCGGGAGCAGCGGCTTTCGCACGCTTATTTATTTAGCGGACCCCGAGGAACAGGAAAGACGAGTGCGGCCAAAATTTTGGCCAAAGCGGTGAACTGTGAGGAGGGGCCGGCCCCAGAGCCGTGCAACGAATGTGACTCGTGCCGTCGGATTACGGCAGGAGCTGTTATGGATGTGCTTGAGATTGACGCCGCCTCCAACCGGGGAGTTGAAGAAATTCGTGATTTGCGTGAAAAGGTGAAATATGCCCCTACTGAGGTGCGGCAGAAGGTTTATATCATTGATGAAGTTCATATGCTGACGACGGAAGCGTTTAATGCATTGCTTAAGACGCTGGAAGAACCGCCGCCGCACGTCATGTTTATCTTAGCGACAACAGAGCCTCATCGGCTTCCGGCCACGGTCATATCCCGCTGCCAACGTTTTGACTTCCGCCGAGTATCTTTGGAGGAGCAGAGCGAGAGGTTAAGGCTTATATGTGAACAAGAGGGCATAACTGCGGAGGATGAAGCGATCCAGTATATAGCTCGATTGTCGGATGGCGGTATGCGAGATGCGCTTAGCATACTGGATCAAATTGCATCTTTCTCAGATGGACATGTATCCTACAAGCAGGCGCTTGATATGACTGGCGGGATTCCTTCGAAACAGTTTGCGGAAATCGCGAAGACGCTGGTCGAAGGCGATATTGGCGGTATGCTGCAATTGATTGAGGGTCTTATGCAGGAAGGCAAGAGTGCTGATAAATGCATGGAGAACCTGCTCTATTATTTCCGTGATTTATTAATGATTAAAATGGTGCCAAATGCAGATAAGATGACAGAACGCGTGTTGGACTCCCAGGAATTCAAAGAAATGGCAGAATTGTTCACGCGTTCGCAGCTATTTCGGATTATCGATACTTTGAACCATTATCAGATTGAAATGAAATATGCGCTGCAGCCGCAAACATTGTTTGAGGTTGCTCTTCTGAAGCTGTGCAGTATTCCTCAGAGTGAAGATGCTGTTCCTTCCCAGTCTGTATCTTCGGCCGCTTCGGCTATCGCTGATTCCTCTGGTGGTCAATCGGAGGTTCAGCAGCTGCGTCGTCAACTGGCTGAATTAGAGAAGAAGCTTGAACGTGCGCTGCAAGGAGGTTTGACGAGTGGGGGGCAAGGTGCTGCGCAGAAGGGGGGTCGTTCGAGTGCGAGAACGGCTGCGCCTCGTGTAGCCTCCAAGGTCAAGATTCCTGCGGGAATAGATCGATATGTGGCGCAGCGAAGCAGTCCGGAATTTTTGGCTGTACAGGGAAAGTGGAATCAGGTGCTTCAAGGCGTGAAGGACGAGAAGATTACCATTCATGCTTGGTTCGTCAATGGCGAGCCCGTTTCTGTCCTGGAGGACGCCGTGCTGGTCGCATTCAAGAACGATATCCATCGTGAAACTACGGAGAAGCCAGCAAATAAGCAGCTCATTGAGATGGTTATGGAGCGGGTATTAGGCTCGCCATATCGGCTGGTTACGATGATGCTCAAGGATTGGAGCGACAGTATTGAGGGCGCGGCAGTTGACCCGTCCAAAGAGGAGCCCTTTCAGTTAGAGCAGGTCGCAGAAGACGGTAGCAGCGGCAGTAAGGAGCCGTGGGTGGACGAAGCGCTACAAATGTTTGGGGACGATCTTGTTGTCGTGAAGGAGTAA
- a CDS encoding stalk domain-containing protein produces the protein MKKVGKLMLAAAIWIGTLSGIMSQPQQVYANVPIQIMLDGYPLQFPAEPIIKEGTTLVPFRVISEALGIQVIWNAKSKSISAIKGTGPNAVRVQLTLDSKKSSVNGAPVDLAVAPQMVDGHTLIPLSFFSQQFGAQVSWNQKTRTVSILSPKQRMYTMGFYAISSFSDVAMIPILDSIAFGWSRIDENGKFTLNGKDFKWPLPAGNTTPEVLVSEAARSRTLPYLMVYSGDVNGELTKIIENADARKQAISEMVGAAKSNQFQGILLDFEGLGLTTDKTRTRASFTAFVKEISLQAKSENLKLALALHPLNSSYQGYDYKALGQIVDEIVIMAYDYRSGGKSGQPEPADKVDEAIRLALKETKKNKLVLGLNMNSENTKSVNTLIGLAKRYDLKGIAIWRLGLVSSEEWTQMQKSIEFKN, from the coding sequence ATGAAAAAAGTAGGTAAACTCATGCTCGCCGCAGCAATCTGGATCGGAACACTTAGCGGAATAATGTCGCAGCCCCAACAGGTTTATGCTAACGTCCCGATTCAGATCATGCTTGACGGATACCCTCTTCAGTTCCCTGCAGAGCCTATCATCAAAGAAGGGACAACCCTTGTACCTTTTCGCGTAATATCGGAAGCGTTGGGCATTCAAGTGATATGGAATGCGAAATCCAAAAGTATCTCCGCTATAAAAGGAACTGGCCCAAATGCGGTTCGAGTTCAGTTAACCTTGGACAGCAAGAAGTCTAGCGTAAACGGGGCACCCGTCGATCTTGCCGTAGCACCGCAGATGGTCGACGGGCACACCTTAATCCCGCTCAGCTTCTTTAGCCAGCAGTTCGGGGCACAAGTCAGTTGGAATCAGAAGACGCGCACCGTCTCAATTTTGTCCCCCAAGCAAAGGATGTACACCATGGGCTTCTATGCGATCTCATCCTTTTCCGACGTAGCCATGATTCCAATCCTGGACTCCATAGCCTTTGGCTGGAGCAGAATCGATGAGAATGGGAAATTCACTCTGAACGGCAAAGACTTTAAATGGCCACTCCCCGCAGGAAATACAACTCCAGAGGTCCTGGTTAGCGAAGCCGCAAGATCCCGGACACTACCTTATTTGATGGTTTATTCTGGAGATGTCAATGGCGAACTGACCAAAATCATCGAAAATGCCGATGCCCGGAAGCAGGCAATTTCAGAAATGGTGGGGGCTGCAAAGAGCAATCAATTCCAAGGTATTTTGCTTGATTTTGAAGGCTTGGGCCTAACTACAGACAAAACAAGAACCCGTGCTTCCTTCACTGCCTTTGTTAAAGAAATATCCTTGCAAGCTAAATCTGAAAACCTGAAGCTCGCCTTGGCACTTCACCCGCTTAATTCGTCTTATCAAGGTTATGACTACAAGGCGCTCGGTCAGATTGTGGATGAAATTGTTATTATGGCCTATGACTACCGTAGCGGCGGCAAAAGCGGGCAGCCCGAACCGGCTGATAAAGTGGATGAAGCCATTCGCCTTGCGCTCAAGGAAACGAAGAAGAACAAGCTTGTGCTGGGACTCAACATGAACAGCGAAAATACCAAATCAGTTAATACGCTTATCGGTCTAGCCAAACGCTATGACCTTAAAGGTATCGCCATATGGAGACTCGGCCTAGTCAGCAGCGAAGAATGGACGCAAATGCAAAAAAGCATTGAATTTAAAAATTAA